One Aegilops tauschii subsp. strangulata cultivar AL8/78 chromosome 7, Aet v6.0, whole genome shotgun sequence genomic window carries:
- the LOC109753861 gene encoding uncharacterized protein isoform X1, whose amino-acid sequence MEGLGRRHRRGLGVSRPRPLLMLLLPTRVHELGKVSFTFACSTISSTTLALAPQPRTGLAGGVAENVISTLRSINSPSSLRQACITQAFVDPAEMAGIVNKEFPELAQTGLNYLSWSSDCEIFLQGKTLPRAIGKGAQLVVTNPKFETENAQALHFLRHHLSPTLKDEYMAERSASGLWTALKQRFERLKYTVKPRAEAEWIRLRFADFKTVGEYNSALHRICTTLRLCGTEITDSQKIEKTLSTFHPDTVQSSRNHRQGNYTRYSELIDVLQVAEAQDEVLKKNFVAQPLGGSSRQEVNALKVRKPQQKKRGRKGKKKGPHPPAPAKQNKPGKGGQRPKDCFRCGSVEHFSRQCRAPQEVVDAYKARKARETHLALVQEGAPPAPMAAPVMIATPPAAPIEATPVVPIAAALAVSTDAHVAMEVDHMVASAAPPLDIDAASKMISKEDQLTSMEIAAEVNGFFTEST is encoded by the exons ATGGAGGGCTTgggccgccgccaccgccgcggcTTGGGTGTCTCCCGCCCCCGGCCTCTGCTGATGTTGCTCCTGCCAACGCGTGTGCATGAACTTGGaaaag TGTCATTTACTTTCGCGTGTTCGACTATTTCGTCTACGACGCTCGCCCTCGCTCCGCAACCTCGGACCGGACTCGCCGGCGGAGTTGCGGAAAACGTTATCAGCACGCTTCGCTCCATCAACTCTCCGTCAAGCCTGCGTCAAGCCTGCATCACGCAGGCTTTCGTTGATCCCGCGGAG ATGGCCGGAATTGTCAACAAAGAGTTTCCTGAGTTGGCCCAGACAGGGCTAAACTACCTGTCATGGTCCTCGGACTGCGAGATCTTTCTCCAGGGCAAAACCCTCCCGAGGGCGATCGGTAAGGGGGCCCAGCTGGTCGTCACTAATCCCAAGTTCGAAACTGAGAATGCGCAGGCTCTGCACTTTCTCCGTCATCACCTGTCACCTACTCTGAAAGATGAGTATATGGCTGAGCGCAGTGCTTCTGGCCTTTGGACCGCTCTTAAGCAGCGGTTTGAGCGGCTGAAGTACACTGTGAAGCCACGTGCAGAGGCAGAGTGGATCCGTCTGAGGTTTGCAGACTTCAAGACGGTTGGGGAGTACAATTCAGCTCTGCACCGGATTTGTACGACTCTTCGGTTGTGTGGTACTGAGATTACTGACTCCCAGAAGATTGAGAAAACCCTATCCACTTTCCACCCCGACACGGTCCAGTCCTCACGGAACCACCGCCAGGGGAACTACACGAGGTATTCAGAGTTGATTGACGTCCTCCAGGTGGCGGAGGCGCAGGACGAGGTTCTCAAAAAGAACTTTGTCGCGCAACCACTTGGGGGGAGTTCTCGCCAGGAGGTGAACGCTCTCAAAGTCCGCAAGCCTCAACAGAAGAAGAGGGGCCGGAAGGGCAAGAAGAAGGGCCCTCACCCCCCCGCCCCGGCTAAGCAGAACAAGCCGGGCAAGGGAGGGCAAAGGCCTAAGGACTGCTTCCGTTGTGGCTCGGTGGAGCATTTCTCCCGCCAGTGCCGCGCACCACAGGAGGTCGTTGATGCATATAAGGCTCGGAAGGCGCGTGAGACGCACCTCGCCTTGGTTCAGGAGGGAGCACCACCGGCGCCCATGGCGGCACCCGTGATGATCGCTACTCCCCCTGCTGCGCCCATAGAGGCGACCCCAGTGGTGCCCATCGCGGCAGCTTTGGCGGTCTCTACCGACGCCCACGTCGCCATGGAGGTTGACCACATGGTCGCCTCGGCGGCGCCGCCACTAGACATTGATGCTGCCTCCAAGATGATTTCTAAGGAGGATCAGCTCACTAGTATGGAGATTGCGGCGGAAGTGAATGGCTTCTTCACCGAGTCCACTTAG
- the LOC109753861 gene encoding uncharacterized protein isoform X2, with product MNLEKMAGIVNKEFPELAQTGLNYLSWSSDCEIFLQGKTLPRAIGKGAQLVVTNPKFETENAQALHFLRHHLSPTLKDEYMAERSASGLWTALKQRFERLKYTVKPRAEAEWIRLRFADFKTVGEYNSALHRICTTLRLCGTEITDSQKIEKTLSTFHPDTVQSSRNHRQGNYTRYSELIDVLQVAEAQDEVLKKNFVAQPLGGSSRQEVNALKVRKPQQKKRGRKGKKKGPHPPAPAKQNKPGKGGQRPKDCFRCGSVEHFSRQCRAPQEVVDAYKARKARETHLALVQEGAPPAPMAAPVMIATPPAAPIEATPVVPIAAALAVSTDAHVAMEVDHMVASAAPPLDIDAASKMISKEDQLTSMEIAAEVNGFFTEST from the exons ATGAACTTGGaaaag ATGGCCGGAATTGTCAACAAAGAGTTTCCTGAGTTGGCCCAGACAGGGCTAAACTACCTGTCATGGTCCTCGGACTGCGAGATCTTTCTCCAGGGCAAAACCCTCCCGAGGGCGATCGGTAAGGGGGCCCAGCTGGTCGTCACTAATCCCAAGTTCGAAACTGAGAATGCGCAGGCTCTGCACTTTCTCCGTCATCACCTGTCACCTACTCTGAAAGATGAGTATATGGCTGAGCGCAGTGCTTCTGGCCTTTGGACCGCTCTTAAGCAGCGGTTTGAGCGGCTGAAGTACACTGTGAAGCCACGTGCAGAGGCAGAGTGGATCCGTCTGAGGTTTGCAGACTTCAAGACGGTTGGGGAGTACAATTCAGCTCTGCACCGGATTTGTACGACTCTTCGGTTGTGTGGTACTGAGATTACTGACTCCCAGAAGATTGAGAAAACCCTATCCACTTTCCACCCCGACACGGTCCAGTCCTCACGGAACCACCGCCAGGGGAACTACACGAGGTATTCAGAGTTGATTGACGTCCTCCAGGTGGCGGAGGCGCAGGACGAGGTTCTCAAAAAGAACTTTGTCGCGCAACCACTTGGGGGGAGTTCTCGCCAGGAGGTGAACGCTCTCAAAGTCCGCAAGCCTCAACAGAAGAAGAGGGGCCGGAAGGGCAAGAAGAAGGGCCCTCACCCCCCCGCCCCGGCTAAGCAGAACAAGCCGGGCAAGGGAGGGCAAAGGCCTAAGGACTGCTTCCGTTGTGGCTCGGTGGAGCATTTCTCCCGCCAGTGCCGCGCACCACAGGAGGTCGTTGATGCATATAAGGCTCGGAAGGCGCGTGAGACGCACCTCGCCTTGGTTCAGGAGGGAGCACCACCGGCGCCCATGGCGGCACCCGTGATGATCGCTACTCCCCCTGCTGCGCCCATAGAGGCGACCCCAGTGGTGCCCATCGCGGCAGCTTTGGCGGTCTCTACCGACGCCCACGTCGCCATGGAGGTTGACCACATGGTCGCCTCGGCGGCGCCGCCACTAGACATTGATGCTGCCTCCAAGATGATTTCTAAGGAGGATCAGCTCACTAGTATGGAGATTGCGGCGGAAGTGAATGGCTTCTTCACCGAGTCCACTTAG